The stretch of DNA GCATTATCCAATTAATCAAACAGGAAATAAAAAAAGGTATTTTAATATTTATTAATCATTTGCCTGAAAATGTGAAAGGAATGAATACACAAAATGAACTTTGAAGTATACAATCGGGACCTCCATGTAGATATGATTAGAATTATGGGAGTGGCAAGTTCTTCACTCGTATTGGTTGGCGACACTCAAACGATTCAATTGGCAGCGACTTTCGACACACCAGCTGAATCGCTC from Neobacillus sp. CF12 encodes:
- a CDS encoding spore gernimation protein GerPD, which encodes MNFEVYNRDLHVDMIRIMGVASSSLVLVGDTQTIQLAATFDTPAESLIMGPFVPLF